CTGGATGAGCCTCGAAGGCCTGGAGCTCTACTTTCTTGTGGTGCGCGTGTTCCAAGGCCAGGGCCTGAGTACGCGCTGGCTCTGCCTGATCGGCTATGGCGTGCCCCTGCTCATCGTGGGCGTCTCGGCTGCCATCTACAGCAAGGGCTACGGCCGCCCCAGATAGTGAGTGCAGCGAGATGGGGCAGGAGGAAGGCGGGGTGCTGGGCCTGGGGCTCACAGGCAGTGCCACACACAATGTCCGGCCGCCCTCCGTTCCGCTCCTGGCTTCCTGGGGCACTGATGggacccctcccttccctcctagCTGCTGGTTGGACTTTGAGCAGGGCTTCCTCTGGAGCTTCTTGGGACCTGTGACCTTCATCATTTTGGTAAGTACCCACTCTCCCTCCACCGAAGCCCGAGCGCCACAGGCCCAGGCCCGGCTGGACCATCGCTCTCGCCCTCTAACCCACAATCTGCTCCCTGCCCAGTGCAATGCTGTCATTTTCGTGACTACCGTCTGGAAGCTCACTCAGAAGTTTTCTGAAATCAATCCAgacatgaagaaattaaagaaggcgAGGTGAGAGGAGAGGCTGGAAGGACTTGGAGGCGGGGCCGGGGTGAGGGGCATGAAGCTGGAGGTGAGGTGGGGGCCCACGCTGCAACCCCGCTCCTCGCAGGGCGCTGACCATCACGGCCATCGCGCAGCTCTTCCTGTTGGGCTGCACCTGGGTCTTTGGCCTGTTCATCTTCGACGATCGGAGCTTGGTGCTGACCTATGTGTTTACCATCCTCAACTGCCTGCAGGGCGCCTTCCTCTACCTGCTGCACTGCCTGCTCAACAAGAAGGTGggggcctgggcacagtggcgcacgcctgtcatcctcccacctatttgggaggctgaggtgggaggattgcttgagcccagaagttggagaccagcctgggcaacataaccagatgctgtctttacaaaaaaattcaaagatagCCAGGGtgaggcgcctgtaatcccaacagtttgggaggccgaggtgggcagatcacctgaggtcagtaattcaagaccagcctggccaacatggtgaaaccctgtctctactaaaaatacaaaaattagccaggcatggtggcacacgcctgtagtcccagctacttgggaggctgaggcaggagaatcatttgaaccaggagtgcagtgggccaagatggcaccattgcactccagcctgggtgacagtgagacttgtctccaaaaaaaaaaaaaaaagccgggtgtgctGAATAcccatctcagcttctcaggaggctggggcaagaggatcacttgggcccaggagttcaaggttgcagtaagctatgatggtgccactacactccagcctgggtgacagggggacccgatctcaaaaaaaagacaaacacaaaaacacCAAGAAGGTGGGGCTGAGGGCAGAGCATGGGGAGGAGCGTGCATGGTCCCAGGGCCTGCTCCTGCCCTGACTTGGTGTCTGGGCCGGCAGGTTCGGGAAGAATACCGGAAGTGGGCCTGCCTAGTTGCTGGGGGGAGCAAGTACTCAGAATTCACCTCCACCACGTCTGGCACTGGCCACAATCAGACCCGGGTAAGGGGCTGCGCCTGGGGCGGGTGTGGGCAGGAAGGCACCAGGGCTAGCGGGGCTCAGGCCTCTGGGCTCTCCTCTCCAGGCCCTCAGGGCATCAGAGTCCGGCATATGAAGGCGCATGGTTCTGGACGGCCCAGCAGCTCCTGTGGCCACAGCAGCTTTGTACACGAAGACCATCCATCCTCCCTTCGTCCACCACTCtactccctccaccctccctccctgatCCCGTGTGCCACCAGGAGGGAGTGGCAGCTATAGTCTGGCACCAAAGTCCAGGACACCCAGTGGGGTGGAGTCGGAGCCACTGGTCCTGCTGCTGGCTGCCTCTCTGCTCCACCTTGTGACCCAGGGTGGGGACAGGGGCTGGCCCAGGGCTGCAATGCAGCATGTTGCCCTGGCACCTGTGGCCAGTACTCGGGACAGACTAAGGGCGCTTGTCCCATCCTGGACTTTTCCTCTCATGTCTTTGCTGCAGAACTGAAGAGACTAGGCGCTGGGGCTCAGCTTCCCTCTTAAGCTAAGACTGATGTCAGAGGCCCCATGGCGAGGCCCCTTGGGGCCACTGCCTGAGGCTCACGGTACAGAGGCCTGCCCTGCCTGGCCGGGCAGGAGGTTCTCACTGTTGTGAAGGTTGTAGACGTTGTGTAATGTGTTTTTATCTGTTAAAATTTTTCAGTGTTGACACTTAAAATTAAACACATGCATACAGAAGATGGCCTTGCCTGCTGGTGGTGATTCAGAGGCCGGGCCCAGGGTGTCCGTGAAAGGCCAAGATGACCAAGAAATAGATGGGGTGGGAGCCAGGCTTCCATAATAACAAGTTTATTCTCATACAATCTCTAGCTTCTCAACAGTGGCGCCTGGAAAGGGGAGGTGAAGCTGCATGCGGGCGGCTCCGGGTGGGCGGCTCTGGCACGTGGTGGTTACCGGCTCTGCTCGACTGTAAGACATGAGATGCAGTGAACTGAAGGGCCGGGGGAGGAACCCTCTGCCCCAGACCCCTGGCCCTGCCCAAGGCACTTACTGTATGTGGAGATGTCGATTTCCTCTGGAAGTTCTGCCACATTAACTTCAAACCGGTCCTGGACGTcattgaggattttggcatcatTCTCGTCAGACACAAAAGTGATGGCTAGGCCTTTGGTGCCAAAGCGACCCGCCCGGGCCACCTGCAGGCAGACAGGATCAGGGTCAGGCCACAGATACTACCTCAGGACTTGAGGAAAAGCAGGGCTGGGGCCCCACCCCACCGCCAGGGGAAAGCAACATGCCCGTGAGGCTGCTCACCCGGTGCAGGTAGGTGTCCGAGTCCTCAGGCATGTCGTAGTTAAAGACGATGTTGACTCGCTCGATGTCCATCCCCCGGCCAAACAGATTGGTGGCCACCAGGATCCGCCGCTGGAAATCCTTGAACTGCTGATAGCGtgacaggctggggtgcaggagAAACAAGTGGAGGCCGTCAGACACTGGGCTCCTGGTggtgctccctgcagccttggcGGGCGGCTCGCACTCACCGCTCCTCCTGGGCCATGCCCCGGTGGATGGCGATGGCCGGGAAGTTCTGCTCCACGAGGAGCTGGGCCAGGGCCATGCAGCGCTGCACTGACTTGACGAAGATTATCACCTGAGGGAAGGAGTGGCAGTCAGGGCCACACAGTCCCTGTGGCCCAGTGACCTCCCGAAGGTCCTGAGCCCCAGGACAGGCTGATGGAAGTATCACCTGGTTAAACTCCAGCACATCCAAGAGATCAAAGAGCTTGCGGTTCTTCTCACTGTCTTTGAGTTTGACGTAGTACTGCTGCAGGCCGTGCAGCGTGAGCTTGGTCTCGTCGTCCACAAACACCTCCATGGGCTGTGTgggaagggaggtgggaggggcgGGCAGGGATCACCTCTGGGCATCTCGCCTGCCCAGAACCTTCCAGTGGGCGACTCCTTTGTGCGACACTTCCCAGAGGACCTGCTGCACCAGACCTCAGTAAACATCGCTCAAAAGCTGGATGTAAGCTCTGGCCCGACTCAGGTGTGGACCAAGCTTGACTCCCAGTTTGACAAGAccgaggggaggaaaggaggctCCGCCGGCTCCCAGCATCCCAGCATCCTCCGTGCCATGTGGGCCGTGCGGGTGTCCTGgggccccaggctccaggccccTGGGGAAGGCCAAAGCTGCCACTCTCGCCCTACTCACATCCTGCATGAACTTCCTGCACACAGGCCGGATGTCCTTGCTCAGGGTGGCGCTGAACATCATGCACTGCTTCTCGTGTGGTGTCAGGCGGAAGATCTCCTGCACATCCCGCCGCATGTCTAGGTGGGGAGGGCAAGACATGGGTGGGCATGAGCGTCTGCCATGCAGGACCCCCACCCCAGACCAGACCCAGACCCCTCCCAACCTGTGCCAGGGAGCCAGTGGCACCGTGACGAGGGCAGAGTGAGCCGCGGGAGTGGCCAGTCCTGGTGCCTGAGGGGCTGGGGGGTGGCCAGCGAGCGCAGGCGCGGGAGGAGCTGCAATCCACTTACACGCTGGCGCGGAGCAGCCGTGCCCGTGCGCCTCGAGCCACGCTTCAGGgaggggagcctgaggcagagacAGCCGCTGGGGTGAGAGCTGCAGCTGCCTCCCAGGACACAAGCCCATCTCCCACCGGCCCTGTCGGGGCTCACTGAGGGCAGGCGGGGCCTGGAACCAACCCAACAGGTGGCAGAAGCCTCATACTCCCAGAGGTATGTGTGCATGCCTTTACGTCCAGGAGGGACGGGGGCTTGCTTGGGCCCCGTGGTCCCATTCGGCTCGGGCTCAGAAACAGCACATCCCTCTGCCAGCAGCAGAGCTTTCCCCAAGATCACCACAGGAGCCCCGCCTGCCGGCCGCCCATGTAACCCACTCAAGAGCCTTCCGCCTGCTATGGGGCCCGCCTAGTCACTGACTCTCAGCTGGGGCTGCAAGGGCAGAGGACTCACCCAGCTGCTCCAGCATCTTGTCACACTCGTCCAGCACAAAGTGCTTCACATTCTTTAGGCTGAAGCTCCTATTCCGCACGAGCGCCAGGATGCGGCCCGGGGTCCCCACCACGACATGGGGACAGTTCTTCTTCAACACTTCTTCATCCTTCTTGATGGAGAGACCACCGAAGAACACAGACACCTATGGGGATGAGGAGGAAACCGCTCCATGCTGATACACGGCCCAAGGCCCCAACCTGCACGGCCCAGCACCTGCGAACAGGAGGCCTCAGGGGACCAAGGCAGGCCTGAGAGCCTCCCGGGGCTCCACTCAAAGGCAGCCCCAGGCTGGGACCTGCGCAGGCCCCTGGGAGCCATGCATAATTCATCAGGCTTTTAAGGAGCAAAAACCACCGCAAACCTCAAAGGCAGCTGCCCCTGCCAAGCTTGGTAAATGCTGGCTGGGCCAGAGCCGAGGCTAACAAAGCTGCAGAAACCAAGTGGCGCCTGGTCCAGTCTGGCCCGAGGGACTCACCTTGACGCTGGGCATGTACTTGGAAAAGCGCTCATATTCCTTGCTGATCTGGAAGGCCAGCTCCCTCGTGTGGCACATGACCAGGACCGTCACCTGGGAAGTGGCATAAGAAGAGGGCCTTACCTTAGGCAGTGTCCTAAACCCCTTCCCCACCAGAGTCCACCCAACCCAGTCCCCCTGACACTGCACCCAACATCACAGGCCATTTGAAGGCCCGGTCCAAATGCCTCCCACTTCTCACGgcccttccccacccctcactCCCTATACCCTCCCACAGCTATTGAAACCTGTCTCCCAACACCAGGACCCacaataagaaacagaaaatggaacagaaaatgGCCCGCATAATGTAATGGTTAGACCTGGCCTGCCTGGGTGACATGGGACCTGGCTCTCTAAGGATTTCCTGAATCTCGGCACTCGGGCGGCCCCGGTCTTCCCACCCGTGCCATCAGACACTGGACCACACCACAGCCCTCCACAGCACCTTCATCCTTCAGGATGTGCTCTGAGATAACGAGGGCACGGGCGCCAATATGAAGCCCAAAGATGTGCACCTGGCCTGACTCGGGAGCAAGACACCAGAATTCACTGAAGTGTCTCCCCAGGACAGTGGCACACAAGACAATGGGAGAAGACAGCCAGGGCCTAACAGCAAGGACAGTGGTGACAGCTATATTCGGGGCAACCCAACCTTCACAGATGGACACTCTCTAGGTAAGTGGCACGGCAAAACAGCAACGATGCCTCTGGGGCAAGGGGCAAACTGTGGGCACTTTCCAGTTATTTTGGCTTATTGgcaatttctaatttttgttataactaattattttttgagatggagtctacctctgccacccaggctggagtgcagtggtgtgatcatagcacactgcagcctcgacttcctgggctcaagcaatcctccagcctcagcttcccaaagcactgggctaacaggtgtgagccaccccatccAGCCTACTCTACTTCCGCCGCCACAGGCAGGGTGGGGCCAGGAAGGGAGGAGCCCACCCACCTGTCCGTTGACAGGCTCAATCTGCTGTAGGGTGGCCAGCACGAAGACCGCTGTCTTGCCCATCCCGGACTTGGCCTGGCACAGGACGTCCATGCCCAGGATGGCCTGGGGAATGCACTCATGCTGGACTGCAGGAGAAGCAGAGCGTGAGGGACGAGAACCTGGATGCACCCCCGTGCAGGATCCTCACCAGTTGACCGGGGGCCCACAGTGAGGGCAATCAGAAGAGGCCGAGTCCGGACAAGGCCACAGACACCTGCAGGGCTGGGGTATCCGCCTGGTCAAAGCAGAACGCCCCACTGCCGAGGGCAGCCACAGGCCCCGCTGGGCACAACTGATCCGCGGGACAGACGGGCCCCTCCCTCACCCACGGCAAACTGGAGGCGGCACCGCTCTGGGCGGGCAGGGCTGGTCTTGTCTTGGTGAGGACCTGGGCAAGAGGATAACACCCAGAAGGCGTACCCTCAGAAGGATGCTCAAAGCCACAGTCCACGATGGCCCGCAGGAGCTCCGGCTTCAGCAGAAAGTCCCGGAAGCCAGAGCTGTGGATGGAAACGTAGGATCCCTTGATGTCTTTCTTAGGGGGAGCTGGTGTGCTCTCTTGAGGAGCCTGGGGCTCTTCCTCTTCATCGTAATCCAAAAGATCGTTTTCCACATCCTGTTCTGCCATGATgctgagaagagagagaggcagggtcCCGCGAGTGGGCACAGAAGGATGATGAAGCTTCATTCAAATGGCATTCTCTGCCGCCTCCTTCCATGAGTGAGCCCATCAGCTCTACCTGGGCTGCACCTCGCAGCTTCGCcctgtctccacctccccacccccaagctaCCCCATCTCTCCCCCATGCCCCTCTGGCCACACCCACAGACAGAACACCCTCCACCTCCAAGGGCTTCCCAtggctcacagagttaaaatccCAACTCTCACCACAGGCCAGGCAATCCCCTTGGTTTGACCCCTGCTCACCTCATCCCACACCACCCCCAGCCTTGTTCAGCTGCTCAGACCCCTGGAGCCCCTGCCCCAAGCCTTTGAACCTGGCTGTCACCGCCAGGAATGCTCTGCCCCCAGGTCTCTGCACAAATGCCTCCTTCTCCACACGCAAGCCTCAGCTCCAGTGAACCTCCTCAGACTACTCAGCCCAGAGAAGCCCCCTCCCTATCACTCCCCAAGGAACCCACTGGGCTTTCATGGGGCAGGAGCCCAAAGATCCCAGGGGTGGGGCTGCCAGGATGCTGGTGGGAACTGAGTTTGCGAGAGAGCAAGCAGTATCTGTCCAGCCCCAGCTTCTCCCACTCTCTGTGGTCTGCACAGGGGAATAATTAAGTGCTCTCATGAAAGGCCTCCTATTGGGCCTGGgccaataaaaataaagctgagaAGATGGAAAATGGAATTAATACAAAGTCTGCCTACCTCTTTGCTTTATTAATCTAATGCATACCAAGTGCCTGCTGGGTGCAAGGGACCCAAACATGAGGACAATTGTCTTTCGTCCTCCTCCCCTACCCCAGACTCCAGTGGGGGGTGGAGCAGAGGGTGACAGCTGCTACAATTCTTCCTGAGGCTGGATGCTGAGGATCCTAGGCCACTTTTGGCCTCGCTGTCACTCATTCCCGGCTCAGAAACAGCAATTCCATTGTCTCAAtggctgttttctctctctcaaccTCCCTGTCCATGAGGCAGTGAATCCCACCAAGGCCCTCTGGCCAGTTCTCACCTATGCTACCATGCTGGCCCCAAGCTGCTATCacctgttttattattattattattattattattattattattattattattattgagatgaagtcttgctgtcacccaggctgcagtgcagtggcgcaacctcggctcactgcaacctccacctccagggttcaagattctcctgcctcagcctcctgagtatctgggattacaggtgcttgccaccatgcccagctaatttttgtagttttcgtagagacagggtttcaccatgttggtcaggctgg
The DNA window shown above is from Homo sapiens chromosome 19, GRCh38.p14 Primary Assembly and carries:
- the DDX39A gene encoding ATP-dependent RNA helicase DDX39A, coding for MAEQDVENDLLDYDEEEEPQAPQESTPAPPKKDIKGSYVSIHSSGFRDFLLKPELLRAIVDCGFEHPSEVQHECIPQAILGMDVLCQAKSGMGKTAVFVLATLQQIEPVNGQVTVLVMCHTRELAFQISKEYERFSKYMPSVKVSVFFGGLSIKKDEEVLKKNCPHVVVGTPGRILALVRNRSFSLKNVKHFVLDECDKMLEQLDMRRDVQEIFRLTPHEKQCMMFSATLSKDIRPVCRKFMQDPMEVFVDDETKLTLHGLQQYYVKLKDSEKNRKLFDLLDVLEFNQVIIFVKSVQRCMALAQLLVEQNFPAIAIHRGMAQEERLSRYQQFKDFQRRILVATNLFGRGMDIERVNIVFNYDMPEDSDTYLHRVARAGRFGTKGLAITFVSDENDAKILNDVQDRFEVNVAELPEEIDISTYIEQSR